Below is a window of Populus alba chromosome 2, ASM523922v2, whole genome shotgun sequence DNA.
aaaatatgttgtcCAGTGTAtattagattttgaattcatgaataaatttttctttcttagagAATACATTGACGATGCCTGAACTATTTTTTTGCGGTAGAAAAAAAGGTGAATCTAACTCGTTTTCTTTtacattattactattattatccaattcaataaaaaaaaagtatttcaagAAATACAATTATTGAACACGATTTGAGTTCATTGTTTATATTGTGAGGTCGTATATCTTATAACACActtttatctcttaattttttttaatttagtctttagttatcatcaataatatatatatatatatatatattattgcatTTATCATCAtggttgcttttttatttattcaattaagcgCATGcatggaattttttattttcgactaaatgtttttcttagCGTCTAAAAAACTCTATAGAAACATttgcatattaattttattatattgaaaaagaaaatttattcagCACAGGCTACATAACTAGCATACAACATAAGTTGTGAATCCAGCTCTGAACTCATTGACACGAGAATCATTTGATTTGCCAAACTAAAAGGAACAAATCCAAAATAcctaaagaaagggaaaaatcGAAGCTCTCACTCAAATCACATCTCGTGCAGGCAGTGAGCTTATAATAAATCAGACAAATAAATTCTTTTCGATATGGAAGAGAAACTAGTCAATTACATCCTGGGTTCTGTTTGCCACCCGATTTAACATTTGCATTCAAACATGAAGATGAGAGAGGCATGTTTGCTTTCTGGCCGATATAGGCCAAATCGATGTCCACAAGTTCTACTCCTTGACAAGGAACCGATGAGCTGCACAAAAAACTGACAGCAACATTGGAAGTTGAGGTGCCTTTGATGTTCTGGTAATGAACATTGCTAATTTTCACTCGTGATGGCTGCACAGAACATGAACAAGCTTAGCAATCAAACCTtaattaagctaaaaaaaaaattaaattacatacaATATAGGATTTATCAAATATTCTGATGTTGCAAGGGTATACATAATATGATAAGGTTTTTGTCTATGAATTACCGCGGCGTTGCGGGAACCATACTTCTGATCAATGATAATGGGGTTTTTCACACTATCCATAGTGATATCTTTAAAAGTGATATTGAAAGCTTGGCTAGGGTCAGATGCAGCATATGATTTGATTCTCACACCATTGGTGGTGTTAAACAATGTGCAGTTAGTCACAACAATTCCGCTCACATCCTCCTCGTTCTTGTACTTGCCAAGGCTTCCAACACTGGTGCAAGTCCAATCCAAAAACAGAGAAGATGTAAGAAAACGAATACATTTACACCTGGATCTTCATGAATGATGTTCACTGGATCAGAAATTGGATTgcgagggggggggggggggcatcaCTGAGGAAATTACCTAAGACCATGTCCAGGGCCGCAAAAGACTTGAGAGATGAGAATATTTGTGGATCCCTGTCCAATGGAAACACAGTCATCACCTGTTCCAATCTTGCTGCTTGTTACGTGGACACCATCAGAATGGCTTATGTGAATACCATCTGTATTTGGGCTATTAGCAGGAGCAGTCAAATTGATATTGTGGATCGAAATGCTGTGGCAGCTTGTAACGTGCATGTGGAAATATTTGCTATCGACAGAGCTGATCTCGTGAACAAAAGCATTCTTTACTTTGCTCAACTTGACGGACTGCAACATGGAAAGAAGTCACAAAATCATTCCAAGTTTATACTTTTACGaccacatgtatatatatagtaacTTTTGTGGTAAGTGCTCTATACATACACTGGGAAGTGGCTGGCATTGCTTGTTTTCATGGCAATCGTTGTACTTCCAGACGGCACTGCCTTGCCCATCAAAAGTTCCTCCGCCGTTCAATGTTAAACCatcaattatttcaaataagatCCATTGTTCTGAACTATATTCACTGAGATCAGTGGTAGCTTTCACGTTTCCCTGTACTTCAAAAACTATAGGCTCTGTGCTTTTGCACGGCCCTTGAAATACGACGGGGCTTGTCACAAATGTCCCTCCAGGGATAACCATCTTTGCTGGAACACCTGAATCGCATGCTGCCCGCCATGTTTGGATAAATGCCTGCATGATACACATTTTTAGACGTTAATTGGAGTTGCCAGCCTTTTTAGAGCGCAAATCCTGTTTAACTATCATTTTgtcagaaaaaaatcaaactcttTCACGTGTTCTGTTATTCGGTTACACAGAACTAAGCCAAGTCAGGGCAATCAATTATAAGACTGGCTTTGTCTGCGAACTCACCTCTGCGTTATCGGTCTTGTCATCAGCCTTGGCACCGTGTTTTGTTACATCAAAAACTGTAACCGCGGCACCACTACCATCAACGAGGCTACGACGGTGACTGAGACCAATATGGTGGCGAGGTGCACCATCGGCCACGCAAGAGAGCAAAGCCAAGCCTAAAACAAGAATGCTTCCTGCAATGGTCATGGTGACGTTTAACCCAGAATGAAaggtttctttttaaatcttcaaaGTTGTTGCAgaggaatgtgaattttacCTCGCCAGGGTTTATCTTTTATAGATTAAAATCTCTATCTCTATTTTTAGTGATGTCCCCCAAACATAGCACTGTAACCTTTGTTAAGTATGAATCTGCGTCTTCCCTGCTATATTTCAGGTCGCTTGCAGCCATCGAAATAAGATAACACTGTATGTTGACTTAGCATGACCGATTCTTTTCCCATAAATATATATGCACAAGTGATCAATACCTACTTATAGGAATAGAACTGATCATGGGATGTGTAGCTCTCAGCCACTGGTTTCcagaagaaaaatagaatttactaTATGAATTTAGGATGCTTCGGTTAGCTATAGAGCGGATCTAAGCCACAGCTCGATTGGCAAGCATGATGTTGTTCTTATTCCTCGGAATGTTCAAGTCTCCTTATGaatcccaaaaataaaaattcaaaagccTTATGATTTACAATCACTAATTATAGTGATTAATCAAATGGAATTATTGTAGAGTCATGAACATacaaaaacccttaaaaaatatatatttacgaGGGCAGGTTTATTAACGAAATATTCAACAAGTATCACATCCCTCTACTTCTGGGCTGCGGTGTAGCATTCAAAAGTTTCCCTTGTATAACAAGAAGCTTGTGCATCTTTGCCTTAGGAACTGGGCCAGTGCTCTCCTCCAACATATTGGAAGGCTTCAATTCCAATCTCTGCAAGCTTGTTCGGAGGAACCATTCTCAAGCAGTCTTCCTCTCTATTGTTCTAGTAATCAAAAACCTGTCTGCTGTTACTAGTGCTTGTCGTCGCAATACCTTTGGAGCATAACCCTTTTATAGCATAAGCTTAGTTCCTCTTTTTTCACATTATCACGAGACATGCATTAATTCTCCTCATTTCTCTCCCCCCAAATTGCTGGAAAATGTAAGAGATGCATTGATCAGATTTGCTTTCAGTGGACACTTCCTTTGTGATGCTATAAACATGTATTCGTAACTATCTTCACTTTCTAGAGCTCCACATGTCCATCTGCTGCCAACGACATAGCTGATGGgataaaatcatcttttttagGTGATCTTTTcgttattaacaaattaattagagATAAAGTGGTttatactctctttttttagcacaataaaataataatggtaCCCTTTCATTTGCCTACGTCTTCTGAACTTTCTTTGCATAGTTAAATATAATGAATACctttaaaacttaaaagaaaatataaaacttgTAAAGAGGGTTTTcgtcttttttatatttttaacacactaaaaaaaataaattagacattttttaaaaaaaaagtttaaggcTAGTGTGAAATGgtgtttttttgtcttaaaaaaaatgtgtacaCGCTTGGACACCCCTGTGTTCTTCTAGCAGAGTGTGCAAGGGCTTTTGGTGTTCAAATATTGTCTCACCACGATGTGTTTAATTGTCTTCGCAACCTCTTCATTAAGTGAAGGTGTGTGAGGCctataattcttaagttttgcatCAATgacctttttctctctctctgtatatatattgtgtccacctcaaatttttttcctaacctttaaaatttattggcaaaccttcaattattttctccttaattttagtttttttttttatatttgtttattacattttttttttttcaatttcatcctcttttattttttttttcatgtattagATTGagtctcatttttttattattatttattatgtttgggatagtttta
It encodes the following:
- the LOC118046904 gene encoding exopolygalacturonase clone GBGE184, translated to MTIAGSILVLGLALLSCVADGAPRHHIGLSHRRSLVDGSGAAVTVFDVTKHGAKADDKTDNAEAFIQTWRAACDSGVPAKMVIPGGTFVTSPVVFQGPCKSTEPIVFEVQGNVKATTDLSEYSSEQWILFEIIDGLTLNGGGTFDGQGSAVWKYNDCHENKQCQPLPSSVKLSKVKNAFVHEISSVDSKYFHMHVTSCHSISIHNINLTAPANSPNTDGIHISHSDGVHVTSSKIGTGDDCVSIGQGSTNILISQVFCGPGHGLSVGSLGKYKNEEDVSGIVVTNCTLFNTTNGVRIKSYAASDPSQAFNITFKDITMDSVKNPIIIDQKYGSRNAAPSRVKISNVHYQNIKGTSTSNVAVSFLCSSSVPCQGVELVDIDLAYIGQKANMPLSSSCLNANVKSGGKQNPGCN